The segment CGCGAGATCAATCAGAAAGTCGGCCCAGCCAGGTTCGCCGCCGTCGCTCGTTGGGCGGGTCGCTTCCAGGTGTTCGACAAACTGATCGGCGAGTCGCGACAAGGTGTAGCTGGTCGAAGGACGCTTGTCCAAGTAGTCGAGCGCGAACCCATCGAACAACTCTTGCCCGAGCGTTTCGCAAAGAGCCGGAAACTGCTCGCGCATGCACTCGACAAGCCGCGCGAAGTAGGCGTTGCCGTAAACCTGCAAACGCTGCAGACTCGTCCGCTTTTCGCTCCGCTCGATCACTTGCTCGACCTGGTCGCTCGCCACGTCGATCCATTGCCGCGATGCGTCGATGCCGGCCGAGACTCCGCCGGGGCAAGAGATCACGCTTTGCATCCAGCGCTGTAGCTTCGCAAGTTGCGCAGGCTCGCTCATTCGATCTCCGGCGCAACAAAGTGAAGGGGATGGGGCGCGTGAACTTCGCCGCTTGGCGTTTCGGTCGACGTCGGCAGTTCGCCTAACTGCGAGGTGATGTGGTCGCGGGCCTTCAGCACTTCGGCATGCAGGACGTCGAACGGCGGAATGTTGGCGTCCCATTCCAAGAGCGTCGACGCTCCGCCGGTCAGCTCGTACGCCAACCGATAGAGCTGCCAGACCGGATCGATCACCGCGGCGTCGTGCGTGTCGATGCAGTAGTCGCCCATGTTGGTGTGGCCCGCCAGATGAAACTGCACGACCCGCTCGTGAGGAACGCCGCGCACGTATCCGGCCGGATCAAAGTCATGATTGACGCCGGAGACGTAGACGTTGTTCACATCAAGCAGCAGTCCGCAGTCCGCTTCCTCCGACATCGCCGTCAGAAACTCCCACTCGGTCATCGTCGACGCGGCGAAGGTGACGTACGAACTGGGATCTTCCAGCACGAGCGGACGTTCGAGAAACTCCTGCACCGTTTTGATGCGCGCGACGACATGTGCGAGCGACTCTTCGTTGTACGGAATCGGAAGCAAGTCGTGCGAGTTGCGGCCTGCGACTCCGGTCCAGCAAAGATGATCGGAGATCCAGCGAGCGTTGATCTCGTTGGCTAAACGTTTCAGCTTCGCCAGGTAAGCGAAGTCGAGCGGATCGGTGCTGCCGATCGACATCGAAACGCCGTGCATCACGATCGGGTAACGTTCTGCGATTTGGTCGAGGACATAGCGCGGACGCCCTTGCGTGTCGATGTAGTTCTCCGAGATGATCTCGAACCAATCGACGGCCGGCCATTGCTGCAGAATGTGGCCGAAGTGGGCGGCGCGAAGTCCGACCCCC is part of the Blastopirellula sediminis genome and harbors:
- the bufB gene encoding MNIO family bufferin maturase; this encodes MTAARLGHQNLGLGVGLRAAHFGHILQQWPAVDWFEIISENYIDTQGRPRYVLDQIAERYPIVMHGVSMSIGSTDPLDFAYLAKLKRLANEINARWISDHLCWTGVAGRNSHDLLPIPYNEESLAHVVARIKTVQEFLERPLVLEDPSSYVTFAASTMTEWEFLTAMSEEADCGLLLDVNNVYVSGVNHDFDPAGYVRGVPHERVVQFHLAGHTNMGDYCIDTHDAAVIDPVWQLYRLAYELTGGASTLLEWDANIPPFDVLHAEVLKARDHITSQLGELPTSTETPSGEVHAPHPLHFVAPEIE